In the genome of Sebastes fasciatus isolate fSebFas1 chromosome 23, fSebFas1.pri, whole genome shotgun sequence, the window TCCTCCTGAGCGCGGCGGATGACGTTCTGCTTGGAGTCGATCCAGTACAGCTGTTTGTCCAGCGGGTCGTAGTCGATGGCGCGGACGTTCCTCAGGCTGTGGATGGGGAGGATGATGTCTGGACTCTGCTGCTCGTCGATCACCATGCGGTTGATGGCAGTCTTCTGGCTGAAGAGCAGGAAGGACGTCGGAGCTGGAAGACAAACAGAGAcgtgtttaaaacataaatagtTCCCCTCAGAGTATCAGAGTGTCCGATGCAGGAACGACGTCCTCACCGCTGCACGTCTTGTTGTCGTAGTTGAGGGAGAAGTGGGCGGGGCAGCCGCAGACGAAGCTGCTGATGGGGACGGCGAGGCAGAGGTGTGAGCAGTGTCCGTTGGTGGAGGCGCAGGCGTTCCAGCCGCCCTGTCTGGACGAGTGGAACACCAGGATGTCCATGACGTAGTCCAGGTGGCCTTGGATCACGGTGCGGTTCTGACCGCTGGTCTTGTTGGCCCGCTCGATGCTGCGCTGGCTCCAGTCGGTCCAGTAGATGTAGTCCTGGTACTGGGTCAGACCGAAGGGGTGAGGGAGGTCGTCGGCTATCACCTCGCGGTCCTGAcctgaagaaagaaagacaaacaacCAGTTGATGAAAATGTGCTGAAACATGttcatcacctttttttttttacaaaaaataaataaataaataaaaagttacctttgcaaaaatatataaataatattaacattcacagaaaaaaattaaaactgtaaacgtacatttaaaataaaataaaatctcgtaaatttgtgagattaaagttgtaaatttatgagaaaataactcacaaatctatgagaaaaaaacttggatattctgtGAGATGAAAGTGGtaaaattactttaaaaaaaaaaaaaaaagaacatcctTGTTTTggttcttgtaaatttatgagattaaagtgggAAATCTACGAAAACAAACTCTCaaatttctgagaaaaaaactcagatattctctgagattaaggtgctaaatttacaagaaaataaatcacaaatttacgagagaaaaacttgaatattctgaGATTATTAAATGATACATTtgcgagaaaaaactcagaaattgtgcaaaaccgtggttcCGCCAGTCGTCGTCTGAAtttgtgttttcttctgtcattgaacataaataaatattaatataattaatatattatgcactctgcggctcacgttaccgtgGTGTTTAACGGCGCCGTCTGTAGTTTGATGAGGTTTATCCAACTttgcaaagtgaagcgatgtCGTTcattgacaatttttttttttttttttaaattgtccgATTGTTTTCCTTGTAAATTCCTGACTTCAATGTCataaattctgtttttttttctctaaatattgttttttttgcagcattTCTTCTTCTGATGAGACAAGAAGAATAAAACGTTGCTTCTCACCGAGCATGTTGGAGGACTCGATGAGCGTTGTGTCCAGGTCAGTCCAGTAGAGGCGGCGCTCTGCGTAGTCGATGGTGAGTCCGTTGGCCCGGCCCACGTCGGCCACCAGAGTGATCCGACCCGTCCCGTCCATCGCTGCTCGGTCAATCTTCGGCTTCCCGCCCCACTCGGTCCAGTACATGTACCTGTGGACAGGTGGAGAGAGGGTTTGATTAGGGAAGTGGTTCTCATGAGAGTCTCTGATCTACGACGGTTcattatatgtaaaataaataaataaataaattatggaGTAAGGGGAAGGAGTactattcagagaaaaaactcagacatttacaaaaaaacaactcctaaaatattctttgagattaaagtcataattttatgagaaaaaactaaaatattgagattataaagtaataattttatgagaaaaaaactaaaatattctgagattataaagtcataaatttacgacaaaataaaaaaaaatgatggatCGTCTCTTGTTTTTAGTTCTCACCCTTCAGCTGGATCCAGAGCCAGAGCTCGTGGACTGTCCAGGTCCTTCCAGACCAGGACCTGGCGGTGCTGCCCGTCCAGTTTGGCCACCTCGATGCGGTTGGTGCCGGTGTCGGCCCAGTACAGGTTCTTCCCCAGCCAGTCCACCGCCATCCCCTCGGGGTAGTCCAGACCGAACTCCACCACGTGCTCCAGAGCGCTGCCGTTCATGAAGGCCCGGCTGATGGTCTGCAGGGAGGGAGGTTAAAGGTTAGGTTCAAGACCGATCGTCAGACTGAAACATTAGTCATTAGAATGATGAGTTGAGATGGAGGCCAACGGTAgtagaagaaagaagaaggaagaaggaagaaggaagaagaagaagaagaagaagatcccCCACTCCCCGTCCCTCACCTTGAGAGTGATGTCGGTCCAGTAGATGtcagacagaagaagaaagatgacgaaagaagaagaaggaagaagaaagataacgaagaggaagacgaagaagaagaagaaagacaacagaagaagaagaagaaccccCTCTCCCTGTCCCTCACCTTGAGAGTGATGTCGGTCCAGTAGATGCGGTTGTCGGTGACGTCGAAGTCGAGCGCCGACGCCTCCTTGACGCCGGTGAGCGGGATGGcaacgttgttgttgttggtctcCAGGGAGATGCGGCGGATGTCGGTGTGGCGGGAGAAGAGCAGGAAGGCCTCGGGGACGATGCAGGTCCTCATGTCGGCGATGAGCTCCAGGCCGATGGGACAGCCGCACTGGACGCCCTGAGGCTTGTAGAGACACAGGTGGCTGCAGCCGCCATTACTCTCCGCACACGGGTTGGTACCTGAGGACGGCGGCgccacaggaagtcagacattCTGATGGTGGAACAACGGTGTATATTTCTGAGAGAGAAGCGGTTTTAAAGACGCCGTTATTAAAGACGTCCCGGACTCACCGGAGGACTTGTGGACGTAGGTGGCCTTGAGGCCCATGAGGTCTGGCAGCTGGTCGATGATGAACTCCCTCTCGGCGGTGTGTTTGTGGACGCGCTCGATGCTGCGGCGCTGCCAGTCGGTCCAGTAGATGAAGTCGCCCAGCAGCGTGAAGCCAAAGATGTGAGGAAGTTTGTCCTCCACCAGCACCCGTCGGCCCGTCCCGTCCATGTTCATCAcctgatggacagacagacagacgggaggtgagacacactgagcatgctcagacagacagacagacagacagacagagagacagacagattggagctgagacacactgagcatGCTCAGAATGTACATCAGATATATTATCTCACATGATGCTTATAAAAGCGTTAAAACAGGATTTAAAGAGCTAAATGTGACGGAACACACTGCATCAAACTAAGCATTTTTTCCCATGATGCCCGGCGGCAGACTGACGGAGTTACCACATCGTTTTTCTCGCCGTGCGTACTGAGCGTGCTCAGTAGAGCTCCGGCGAGCTGGCAGAACATCGCAGCGCCGCTAATTAGAAGCAacagcaacaaacaaacaacgaCACAGAGGAAGCATATGGACGccacatttcttcttcttcttcttcttctctctgttcctcctcttcctccctctctctcttcttactTGTCCTTCCTCCCtcattcttcctcctccttctcttctttcctccctcgtcctcctcctctcctcctctctctctccatcctcctccttctcttctttcctccctcgtcctcctcctctcctcctctctctctctccatcctcctccttctcttctttcctccctcgtcctcctctcctcctctctctctctctccctccctcctcctctctctcttccttgtcctcgccaaggcctatggaaaggaggctgggtcccgggtggacatgggtcttggggtatggggtatgacacatgtgcagtgtaactgaagctgtggtcgtgcgttgcgattggctcaactTCGGCGAGTGCGGGCAAGATTTTACTGCGCACGTCTTATATACCCCCAAacatatgacgcgttgatgacacatgacccagcctcctttctataggccttggtCCTTGCTctgttcctcctcatcctctcttccttgtcctctctctcttcttcctcatcctctctctcatccttgtcctctccctctctcttccttctcctctctattccttgtcctctctctcttcttccttatcctctctcttactacttctcctcctcctcgtcctctctcttcctcctcctctctctttcttgtcctcctcttctcccttttcctcgtcctctctcttcttcctgatcctctctctcttcctcgtcctctctctcttccaactcatcctctctctcttccttttcctctctccctcctcctctctcttccttatcctgtctcttcctcctcatctctctcttcctcctcctcctctcctcctccaggacCTGACTGATCCTCTCTGACAGATCCAGACTACAAAGATGTGATGAACAAAGAGACGACGAGAAGCTGCCATATTTATTAACCCCTTAGATACCAGAGGAAGAGCTCCGTTTCCCTGCACAGGTACTAGTAATGTTTAGAAGTCCTCTGAAACAATTCCTTGTGTAACTCAAGTAATTTGATTACTAAAAATTCTCGATGGAAATTCTTAATTATGTATGTAAGTTATTGGTTTGAATAGTTGTAATTAAATTCTAGTTGTAATTCACAATGCAAACATCAGTCATGCACATCTTGGGTTTAcgtgtttttaattattatatatatatatatatatatatatatatatatatatatatatatatatatatatatatatatatatatatatatatatatatatatatatatatatattataatttcaCCTTTCTCCTGCTACTGTTAGTCTCTCATTTCCTTATTAATCCAGACGGTTCATATTTCTATCAACTCTTGATGTGCGAATTTGGTGCATAATCTAACAAAATGTGGCAACTACAACCTTGTCTTTCTGCAATGTCTGCATCACACTGATGACATATCACCAGTTTGTCCTCATGTAAAGTCATAAAGAGTTAATGTGACAACAGGCGGCGCCGTCAAACACGTGTTTGAATATTTCCGTATAATATTTTAGCCACAAATAGTAGTTGCcaataatcaaataattaaaACTGGATGATGAAACTTTGTGATGTTGGATCAATCaaccaaaagaaaaacagattcTGCAGAAATTACAACGATTTGGAACTTTTcttctgaaaaaacaaaaagaaggaaATCTGTCTTTAAGACACGTGAAGAAGAAGTGTGTGATGAGCTTCAGTCTGAAACATGCAGAGAGAGTTGAAGTGTCAACAGAGGAGAAATGTCAGGAatccacagagagaagagaagcagCGAGGCCTGTAATCTGTTGGTCCTTTAACTGATCCGCTATTCACTGCTCCCAGATCAGCCCCTGAATGGCCGGCTGCCATCTTTGAAAACATCCTCCACTCACGCcgccagagagagagcgagagagagagagagagagagagagagagaggtggtgtataaatataaaacaaagtttCCATCCTCGGCGCGGCGGCCTCAGCCAAAAGGTCTCCGCTGGTTTGGGAGTTGTGACCGCAGTGCGGCGACGGTTTCAGATTCGGGGTCTATTCTAAACAGAGTTGACCGCAGCTGGAGAGCAGGCCGCAATCGGAACCAGATGTGGGATCCCGCCGCAAAAACCGGGTCCTCCGAGAAAGGGGGGAGACTAGAGGAGGCCCCTCCCCCCGCTGAGCCAGAACCACCAGCACCTCTGAGGGGCTCAGGGAGGGGGGGTCAGGTGGGGTCACCAGAGGGGAATGAAAACTAGAACACGGCAAGATGGCGTGAGGATGGAGAccgcagagagagaaaaagagaaagtagTATTTTCATTCCCAACTGGACTGTCGACACCCTTTACAGCGCCGACGGTTAACAGGCGGTTTGATGTGGAGAAAGTTTAACAGCCGACTGGATGACTGACGGGAACCAGAAGGAAACTGAAAATAAGCTCCTTTTACACCcgattctgtttgtttttgttcttattttcatgttaaagtaagttttttaaaaacacaataatctGGCTAAAACATAAAGATTAATAAGAAAATCCACAACATTGATATTTAAAATGACGTGgatcattttgactttttagttcACAGAAATGTGTGTCTGAATGTTTGTCATTTATATAATTTCATGTGTGTCAATTTTTCCAGTTATTTACTTATGTAGAACTAAAGGAAATGGGCTCTGCGGGTGGCAGTGTCTGTTGGAAGccaagtaaataataataataataataataataataataataataatatttcagtCGATATCAGCCCATTTTTAATCCTTACACCTGAAAATAAATTCCTGCTTGATTCAACATTTCTGAAATCCCATCACTGCCAACATGAGAATTAATCAAAGTGATTGGTGCtgtcactttattttgaaggctGACAGGAAGCAGTGACCTCTGGCTCTCTGACCGACCCGGTGGGAGGTCATGTTCAGCAGTTAACAATCACAGCGAGGAGCCGCTGTGAATCAACAGGAGAACAACTGACAGCGTACAGCTTCTCCCCTGAACACTCaatataaaactacaactccccAGGATTATAAAACTACAACTCACACGGaatataaaactacaactcACACGAaatataaaactacaactcAAACGGAATTTAAAACTACAACtcaccattaaaaaaaactacaactcaCACGGAATATAAAGCTACAACTCCCACTGAATgtaaaactacaactcccagGTGAATgtaaaactacaactcccactgaatataaaactaaaactcCCAGGTGATCTCACACTGAttataaaactacaactcccaCTGAATgtaaaactacaactcccagGTGATCTCCCACTGAttataaaactacaactcccaCTGAATgtaaaactacaactcccagGTGATCTCCCACTGAttataaaactacaactcccaCTGAATgtaaaactacaactcccagGTGAATgtaaaactacaactcccactgaatataaaactaaaactcCCAGGTGATCTCACACTGAttataaaactacaactcccaCTGAATgtaaaactacaactcccagGTGATCTCACACTGAttataaaactacaactcccaCTGAATgtaaaactacaactcccagGTGATCTCCCACTGAttataaaactacaactcccactgaatataaaactacaactcccagGTGATCTCCCACTGAATATAAAGCTACAACTCCCAGGTGAACTCACTCTGAATATAAAACGACCTTTAATTAGATAAAAACCCAATGAGGTTTGGTACATAAGACACTGACCTCGATCTTGTCGGTCTTGGCGTCTCCCCAGTAGAGTTTGCGTTCGTCGTAGTCGAGAGCGAGGCCGTTGGGCCAGCCCAGAGACGTGTTGACCATCACCAGGCGCTCCATCCCGTCCAGATCAGCCCGCTCGATCTTCGGCACCTCGCCCCAGTCCGTCCAGTACATGTAACtggaaacacagacaggaagtagcaTTATCTGGCTGATGGCTTGATACAGAAACCTGCTGTGTTTAACCTTTTTAAGTAAGTGACGAGTAAAAATAATCATAGTCACTGATTAGTGGACTCACCCAGCTACAGGGTCCAGTACGATGGCTCTGGGCTCGTCCAGGTCTTCAGAGATCAGGATCTTACGCATGGTCCCGTTAAGCCGGGTCACCTCGATGCGGTCCGTCCCGGTGTCGGTCCAGTACAGGTTCCGGGCGATCCAGTCCACGGCGATGCCGTCGGGGTGGTTCACCTGAGAGGTGATCACGAACTCTGCTTCGCTGCCGTCGAGCAGCGAGCGGCGGATGGCCTTCACGTCGTCGTCCGTCCAGTAGATGTACCCCTCCACCGGGTCGTAGTCGATGGCTATGGCATGGCGGATGTCGTCCACCTGCAGGATGATGTCAGTGAAGTCCGGCATGTCCAGAGAGATGCGGCGCAAGTCTGTTCGCCGAGCCAACAGCAGCATCTGGGTCGCACCTGAGGAGCAACACAAAGGTCAGACGCCACTCAAAATATACAGACAGCAgcacaaaactacattttacaagatcacatttgaacacatcatgatgaggttagaatttaccttcaacCAATACTCATGTTTACTGAACAGAACCTGAACGTATCATAATGTAATGCAATGGAAGttcctgtgttgaaatcaacaggacGTAAGCTAGTAGCTAATAGCTAGTtagcgttagctgttagcagccggtgagcagcacagtcctgtaCAGagataacagctaacgttaactagctcttaccGACTGATAACAGccaacgttaactagctcttaccAGCTGATAACAGccaacgttaactagctcttaccGGCTGCCAAATCATCTGTTCACTTTAaatcaaactgttttttgtGGCTTTGCTgaacaaaagcaacaaattagTAAAAGCTTTGACATCCCAAAATGAACATGGTGTGTTAttgttggaggaggaggaggaggaggaggaggaggggagacgTGGCTTCAGGTCAGCCTCTCTCTGGTTTAAAGGAGCTGAAAGAGTTAAACCCCGGCGGTGAAAGGAGCCATTGTCTGCAGGAGATCATGTGATCCCGTCTGTCACAAAAGCTTCGCCGCCTTCACTCTGCAGGCCAGGGTTACCCaaccaaaaaatgtaaataaaaggaggaggcagaggcgagagggaggagggaaacGTCCGTCATTCAAACAACAGCCAACCCGGCTGGTGATGGAGGGgggttaccatggcaactgcAGTTCAGCCCAACGCCACCTTTATCTGCTAGAAGCAACAAAGTCATCAGACTTCTTAAATTAGAGAAAAAGCTAATGGGGATTGGTACCAAACTGAAACTCTCAGAGACTAATGATTTCAGTCTGGATGAAGTCCTGTAAACAGCTCTAAGCTGAGCGGACAGATTGAATCGTAAACAGTCACACCAGAGgactttctgttgttttctgtctgaaaATAATAGAAAATCGACAAACTTCTCTCAGTGACGCAGTTCAGCAAATATTTGGATGCTTTTCTGTTTCCACTCGAGTGTGTCTCTGAAGACAAACTGCAGACTTTCCTCTGCTGGCGTCTCACTCACGTTCAAATCACACTTTATAAACActgaacttctgcactgagtTCAGGATGTTGTTACTGAAGATCATCTGTCAGAGTGGTCCTATGTGGACACAAACGTTTACATACTTTTCTCTGGATTTATAAAACTTTTTAAGACGAGGATGGAGGATATGACCTGAAAATAATAAggtatttttttcaattatgaCAGTATGACTGGACATTAAAATACGAGTCCAGCTGATCAACATCCAACTGTTTCTCCACCTCATTCTGACTGACTCAGTCGTTTCCAATACTTTTACAAACTTGTAAAAACTCCAGAGATATTCTGTTTTTCACCAGACATTGGCTGTATTGAGGCCAGAACC includes:
- the lrp6 gene encoding low-density lipoprotein receptor-related protein 6 isoform X3 translates to MLLLARRTDLRRISLDMPDFTDIILQVDDIRHAIAIDYDPVEGYIYWTDDDVKAIRRSLLDGSEAEFVITSQVNHPDGIAVDWIARNLYWTDTGTDRIEVTRLNGTMRKILISEDLDEPRAIVLDPVAGYMYWTDWGEVPKIERADLDGMERLVMVNTSLGWPNGLALDYDERKLYWGDAKTDKIEVMNMDGTGRRVLVEDKLPHIFGFTLLGDFIYWTDWQRRSIERVHKHTAEREFIIDQLPDLMGLKATYVHKSSGTNPCAESNGGCSHLCLYKPQGVQCGCPIGLELIADMRTCIVPEAFLLFSRHTDIRRISLETNNNNVAIPLTGVKEASALDFDVTDNRIYWTDITLKTISRAFMNGSALEHVVEFGLDYPEGMAVDWLGKNLYWADTGTNRIEVAKLDGQHRQVLVWKDLDSPRALALDPAEGYMYWTEWGGKPKIDRAAMDGTGRITLVADVGRANGLTIDYAERRLYWTDLDTTLIESSNMLGQDREVIADDLPHPFGLTQYQDYIYWTDWSQRSIERANKTSGQNRTVIQGHLDYVMDILVFHSSRQGGWNACASTNGHCSHLCLAVPISSFVCGCPAHFSLNYDNKTCSAPTSFLLFSQKTAINRMVIDEQQSPDIILPIHSLRNVRAIDYDPLDKQLYWIDSKQNVIRRAQEDGNQSMTVVSSSLGGPNQGLQLYDLSIDIYSRFIYWTSEVTNVINVTRTDGSRVGVVLRGEHDKPRAIVVNPERGYMYFTNLLERSPKIERAALDGTEREVLFFSGLGKPVALAIDNEVGKLFWVDSDLRRIESSDLSGANRIVIADSNILQPVGLTVFGNHLYWIDKQQQMIERIDKTTREGRTKIQARIAYLSDIHAVHELDMREYSKHPCTWDNGGCSHICIVKGDGTTRCSCPVHLVLLQDELSCGEPPTCSPEQFSCTSGEVDCIPQAWRCDGYPECDDRSDEKDCPVCSESEFQCDSRQCIDLSLRCNGEINCQDRSDENKCEVRCPPDQFTCSNGQCIGKHKKCDHNMDCTDNSDEIGCYPTEEPPPPSNNTIGSIVGVVMALFVVGAVYFVCQRVLCPQMKDDGETVTNDFVVHGPSSVPLGYVPHPSSLSSSLPGMSRGKSVIGSLSIMGGSNGPPYDRAHVTGASSSSSSSTKGTYFPPILNPPPSPATVRSQYTMEFGYSSNSPSTHRSYSYRPYTYRHFAPPTTPCSTDVCDSDYTPGRRAPLKSGAATAAKGYTSDLNYDSEPFPPPPTPRSQYLSAEENCESCPPSPYTERSYSHHLYPPPPSPCTDSS